The Streptomyces sp. NBC_01276 genome contains the following window.
GGGTCTGCGAGCCGGCCGCCCGCCAAGCGCTGGCGGTGGCGGTAGCGGGGGAGGGTGACCAGGAACATCTCCTCGACCGCGTCGTTGAGCGCCTCAATACTGCCCTTCAGATGAGGCGTCCCGCCGGGCAGGTCCACCACCGGGACCGCGAACGCCCCGAGCGCCCCGGTCACTGCCTCACACAAGAACTCCTTTCCCCGGTCCACCCTCACCTGTCCGGGAAGCCCGCCGACGGGACCGAACACCGCTTGGTCACGGACCAAGGCGACACGCAGCGCCGCGAGCACCCCGTCCCTGCTCGGCGCGTGCGCGGTCACCGACGCTCCGGTGATCACGTTGTGCGCGCAGTCGATGAACCATGTCACCCACGGGGTGACCAGTTCTCCCTCCAGGTCCACCTCGACGGCCAGGTGCTTGTGATCGCCCTCCCAGGCCGCGTTGCGGTGAGACACCGGCCGCTTGCCGAACACGTCGTGGGCGCGCCGCGCCGCCTCACCGGACCGAAGCCCCGCACGTTCACCACGGCTCAGATCCCGCCGCAGCGCGCGATGCACCGTCGACAACGAGGGCACCGTCCCGACATCCGCATCCTGCGCGGCCCGTCGCACCAACTCCGCGTGCAGTCGAGCGGCGTTCCCGCCGTAGAAGGCCAGCAGACGCCGGACCTCCGCCGTCACTGTGAACCGTGCCGACACTCGCGCCCCGGTCTGGCCTTCACGCCGAGCGGCGGCCAGCCACCGCCACACCGTCCGCTCACTACGCCCCAACGCCACTGCTACCAACCGCACGTGTGCGGCCGTCAACTCGCCCCGCCCATCCAGCTCCAACAACCGCGGCACCGCCGCAGCGCGGCCCAACGGCGACGAGAAAACTCCGACCTGCGCCTCGCGGACTTCCTCCGCTCC
Protein-coding sequences here:
- a CDS encoding Mu transposase C-terminal domain-containing protein, with translation MPRLLELDGRGELTAAHVRLVAVALGRSERTVWRWLAAARREGQTGARVSARFTVTAEVRRLLAFYGGNAARLHAELVRRAAQDADVGTVPSLSTVHRALRRDLSRGERAGLRSGEAARRAHDVFGKRPVSHRNAAWEGDHKHLAVEVDLEGELVTPWVTWFIDCAHNVITGASVTAHAPSRDGVLAALRVALVRDQAVFGPVGGLPGQVRVDRGKEFLCEAVTGALGAFAVPVVDLPGGTPHLKGSIEALNDAVEEMFLVTLPRYRHRQRLAGGRLADPDAPPMAFHTFVAALLEWVHWWNTSHLSPALGGLTPLQAWQADPTPVTDVPKDALIGFGLEGDGRIRLVSTSGVRFRRRDYIADWMVGHAGNPIKVRRLPHHDEEIEVFDAATGRHLGTAFLANGADLEQFTAVRAARTAAARQLRADLKAAERLRRKRFEAVTTAKVPKQLGAPTSEEAEAELRAADQRGLRELARPDYIPHAPVPDTWARPIPPAPRTPTPDTPHQENQTP